A window of the Persephonella hydrogeniphila genome harbors these coding sequences:
- a CDS encoding O-acetyl-ADP-ribose deacetylase — MKYKIDNAEIILKIGDITEEDTEAIVNAANSTLMGGGGVDGAIHRKGGPSILEECKRIREKEYPEGLPTGEAVITTGGNLKAKYVIHTVGPVCHGKFTQREKQLLYNAYYNSLKIAKENKIKTVAFPSISTGAYRCPVEEAAKTALKAAIDFIKTENYLQQVRFVLFTEDIYEKYSEALKEIINEI; from the coding sequence ATGAAGTACAAAATAGATAATGCCGAGATAATTCTGAAAATCGGAGATATTACAGAGGAAGACACAGAAGCCATAGTAAATGCTGCAAACTCCACCCTTATGGGAGGTGGTGGAGTTGATGGAGCTATTCACAGAAAAGGAGGCCCATCTATTTTAGAAGAATGTAAAAGGATAAGAGAAAAAGAATATCCAGAAGGTCTTCCTACAGGAGAAGCTGTTATCACTACAGGGGGAAATCTAAAAGCAAAATATGTTATACATACAGTAGGTCCTGTATGCCACGGAAAATTCACACAGAGAGAAAAACAACTCTTATATAACGCGTATTACAACAGTCTAAAAATAGCAAAAGAAAATAAAATAAAAACTGTAGCCTTTCCCTCTATAAGTACAGGTGCGTACAGATGTCCCGTAGAAGAAGCTGCAAAAACTGCATTAAAAGCAGCAATTGATTTTATAAAAACTGAAAACTACCTTCAACAGGTAAGATTTGTACTTTTTACAGAAGATATATATGAGAAATATTCGGAAGCTCTAAAGGAAATAATAAATGAAATTTGA
- a CDS encoding restriction endonuclease: protein MKFDLVDIALFIIIFSIVFYYAYIRYREEKKKKEEQLIPNLKSYLEKLRKEKNEYSLKAEKFNDKIKIYSQKLKKIKENIGKYKWEKDDKKYLKSLKGTDFEWTFSFMLSILGFKVQETPVYKDKNIDFIVEIKGKKLCVDFVDFNQLKKIDEKYLDTLIKGKEKYRCNGIWIITNSKVDKETKKKVKKKGIYIWDYTDILQFFPSIMIVEDFYETETKLHNYELLHKETTDEIIRRETWIKEVEKKLEEAYRKKGKEER from the coding sequence ATGAAATTTGATTTAGTAGATATAGCTCTTTTTATAATTATTTTCAGTATAGTCTTCTATTACGCATATATAAGGTACAGAGAGGAAAAAAAGAAAAAAGAGGAGCAGCTTATACCTAATCTGAAATCCTATCTTGAGAAGCTCAGAAAGGAAAAAAATGAGTACAGCCTAAAAGCAGAAAAATTCAATGACAAAATAAAAATATACAGCCAAAAACTTAAAAAAATCAAAGAAAACATCGGTAAATACAAATGGGAAAAAGATGATAAAAAGTATTTAAAAAGCTTAAAAGGAACAGACTTTGAGTGGACATTCTCTTTTATGCTCAGTATTTTAGGATTCAAAGTGCAGGAAACCCCTGTTTACAAAGACAAAAATATCGATTTTATAGTTGAAATCAAAGGAAAAAAATTATGTGTAGACTTTGTAGACTTTAATCAGTTGAAAAAGATAGATGAAAAATATTTAGATACACTTATAAAAGGAAAGGAAAAATACAGATGTAACGGCATATGGATAATAACAAACAGCAAGGTAGATAAAGAAACCAAAAAAAAAGTTAAGAAAAAAGGCATCTATATATGGGATTACACAGATATATTACAGTTTTTTCCGTCTATAATGATTGTAGAAGATTTTTACGAGACCGAAACAAAACTCCACAACTATGAATTACTGCATAAAGAAACAACCGATGAGATAATAAGAAGAGAAACATGGATAAAAGAAGTTGAAAAAAAACTTGAAGAAGCATACAGAAAAAAAGGAAAGGAAGAAAGATGA
- a CDS encoding M16 family metallopeptidase yields MKFKIIFTVVIIMATLTHAGQIIKNIYLEKLDNGVTAIIKERKDTQAVAIQVWFGVGSVFEKDNERGLSHFLEHMLFNGTKYTKPGEIEFEIEKKGGSINAATSTDFTYYHIEIAAPFWEESLQYLYYMTTAPTLSEDMIKKEKPIVLEELNRHLDNPKSLLWDTYNKLAYKVSNYKHPVIGYRETIQKFNQELVRNYFYSHYVPSNTYVVVVGNIDRDSVLKKIKETFGTAKGKHYRPPKVPLEPPQKEIRKKIIRKPQVTRAYVAIGWQAPPISDKESFTANVLEEIFTGGRTSVLYQKLREKGLVQAIYGGYLSHRGTSQFLFYFVTDVDKIEKVKNELFKVIKDFKENGVPEDLVKDAKKKIINSEIFAREEVTHDAEALGYAASVAEDIYYDIKYTENIEKVSKKDIDEYIKKYFGENNYTEVQLLPESP; encoded by the coding sequence ATGAAGTTTAAAATAATATTTACGGTGGTGATTATCATGGCAACATTAACCCATGCAGGGCAAATAATAAAAAATATTTATCTGGAAAAGTTAGACAACGGCGTGACTGCTATTATTAAAGAAAGGAAAGACACACAAGCTGTTGCAATACAGGTCTGGTTTGGTGTGGGATCTGTTTTTGAAAAAGATAATGAGAGAGGCTTGTCCCACTTCTTAGAGCATATGCTATTTAACGGTACAAAATACACAAAACCGGGAGAAATTGAGTTTGAGATAGAAAAGAAAGGAGGAAGTATAAACGCAGCAACAAGTACAGATTTTACTTATTATCACATTGAAATTGCAGCACCTTTCTGGGAAGAATCACTCCAGTATTTATACTATATGACAACAGCCCCTACACTATCTGAGGATATGATAAAAAAAGAAAAACCTATAGTCCTTGAAGAACTAAACAGACATTTAGACAATCCTAAAAGCCTACTGTGGGATACATATAACAAGCTGGCATACAAAGTAAGTAATTATAAACATCCTGTTATTGGATATAGAGAAACAATTCAAAAGTTCAATCAGGAACTTGTAAGAAACTACTTTTATTCCCACTATGTTCCCTCAAACACATACGTAGTAGTCGTAGGAAATATAGACAGAGACAGCGTACTGAAAAAAATAAAAGAGACATTCGGTACAGCAAAAGGTAAACATTATAGACCCCCAAAAGTACCTCTTGAACCACCACAAAAAGAAATAAGGAAAAAAATTATCAGAAAACCTCAGGTGACAAGAGCTTATGTAGCAATTGGATGGCAGGCTCCCCCGATAAGTGATAAAGAGAGTTTTACAGCGAATGTCCTTGAAGAAATTTTTACTGGCGGAAGAACATCTGTTCTTTACCAGAAATTGAGAGAAAAAGGACTTGTACAGGCTATATATGGAGGATACCTTTCCCATAGAGGAACAAGTCAGTTTCTGTTCTATTTTGTTACAGATGTTGATAAGATAGAAAAAGTAAAAAATGAGCTATTTAAAGTAATAAAAGATTTTAAAGAGAATGGAGTTCCTGAAGATCTGGTTAAAGATGCTAAAAAGAAAATTATAAACAGTGAGATTTTTGCAAGGGAAGAAGTAACTCATGATGCAGAAGCTCTTGGATATGCAGCATCTGTTGCAGAAGATATATACTACGATATAAAATACACAGAAAACATTGAAAAAGTAAGTAAAAAGGATATAGATGAGTATATAAAAAAATACTTCGGAGAAAATAACTATACAGAGGTTCAGTTACTTCCAGAGTCCCCGTAG
- a CDS encoding nitrilase-related carbon-nitrogen hydrolase, whose product MLVYALQVNLELGNTEKNIEKIFSYLKDVEKGSLVLLPEMFSCGFDNENLEKHIKETPFIYKKLKEFSHEKHLVISGTLPEKSRSYIYNKAFVIDNGEIVYKQAKVKLFRPTGEHKYFRAGKTFDVTESSNGNLGIMICFELRFPNISYTLRKKGVEIILVPAQWGKPRKTHLEILSRARAIEDQSFVVVSNTTGKIGDIEYAGSSGIYDPWGETLAFIDENEGMISADINLNEVYRVRKKIKMEI is encoded by the coding sequence ATGCTGGTATATGCTTTACAGGTAAATCTTGAGCTTGGAAATACAGAAAAAAATATCGAAAAAATTTTTTCATATCTGAAAGATGTAGAAAAAGGCTCCTTAGTTCTCCTTCCAGAGATGTTCAGTTGTGGATTCGATAATGAAAATCTGGAAAAGCATATAAAGGAGACCCCTTTTATTTATAAAAAACTGAAAGAGTTTTCCCATGAAAAGCATCTTGTTATTTCAGGGACTCTTCCTGAAAAATCAAGAAGTTACATTTACAATAAAGCGTTTGTAATAGATAACGGTGAGATTGTTTATAAACAGGCAAAAGTGAAGCTCTTTAGACCTACAGGAGAGCATAAGTACTTTCGAGCAGGAAAAACTTTTGATGTTACAGAAAGCTCAAATGGAAATTTAGGAATAATGATATGTTTTGAATTGAGGTTTCCCAATATATCTTACACTCTGAGAAAGAAAGGTGTTGAGATAATCCTTGTTCCTGCCCAGTGGGGAAAACCAAGAAAAACACATCTTGAGATTCTTTCAAGGGCACGGGCAATTGAAGATCAGTCTTTTGTTGTAGTAAGCAATACGACAGGAAAAATCGGTGATATAGAGTATGCAGGAAGTTCTGGTATATATGATCCATGGGGAGAAACCCTTGCATTTATTGACGAAAATGAAGGTATGATAAGTGCAGACATTAATCTTAATGAAGTATACAGAGTCAGAAAAAAAATAAAGATGGAAATTTAA
- a CDS encoding DUF505 domain-containing protein, with product MVIRKEHALALLNAKSEEEKGLSCQITIKSEEEPYKELELQNLLEQGNSPVEYTLTYWGRNLVYLLEEMIQKGLIHHPSEWDERFRWIGSEVIAMIEAAILSGGLTGEETFEALRKRGFAQEIHEEKKGWLKKINNYASSVYEIYRNSKPRIEISRELGHYIASMPTGPAETKMLPEHGRFPLILESMRLISFSVPNSDVYTLSGLGQAVQKVVQTMAPSLETVINEDYMYALLKVLDRGIEFLTPQETELLEELAFIDSEGNILPAGEHLLEVYRLWSERSYRPVKTFNLETIDEELLIGIEKVWEKNKTNPDVIPTAEEIVHYLMEKPLKEYKHLIGFYGRMINQAMGYQKKEELKKKWAELFTIEDLFKHFWEKGNQWYEKLYDTVKESLYSLEAFNLIISEVDEKSGKTVYKLTPYGKKVLKDIKEKGIREIKATGVKAVTITKTEFGAPNYNWYKDAVDEHLIGGGYPTKSGLLYEELAYSVKRLPHLTRFELMVLHKIPEYGMFLDELFGEFDETLKEEIQYAVNKLEARYILDVLPNNALRLTEAGKLIKKALSGVPEGIANPVNPVIVRILQAIKQVGNLYVKEKRIRILPKNWEEAIKLSGLDKEIFEKEIAVARLAGFIGKTSIHESGIEILKAVELLNK from the coding sequence ATGGTTATAAGAAAAGAGCATGCACTTGCACTGCTGAATGCAAAATCAGAGGAAGAGAAAGGTCTTTCCTGCCAGATAACAATTAAATCTGAGGAAGAGCCTTACAAAGAACTTGAACTGCAAAATCTTCTTGAACAGGGGAACAGTCCTGTAGAGTACACCCTTACTTATTGGGGAAGAAATCTTGTTTATTTACTTGAAGAGATGATACAGAAAGGACTGATTCATCATCCATCAGAATGGGATGAAAGGTTCAGATGGATAGGTTCCGAAGTGATAGCAATGATAGAAGCAGCTATTTTGAGCGGAGGATTAACAGGAGAAGAGACTTTTGAAGCTCTGAGGAAAAGAGGTTTTGCACAGGAGATTCATGAAGAGAAAAAAGGCTGGTTAAAGAAGATCAACAACTATGCAAGTTCTGTATACGAGATTTACAGAAATTCAAAACCAAGAATAGAGATATCAAGGGAATTAGGACATTATATCGCTTCGATGCCTACAGGACCTGCCGAGACAAAAATGTTACCAGAACATGGAAGATTCCCTCTAATTTTAGAATCAATGAGATTAATATCTTTTTCTGTACCAAACTCGGATGTATACACTCTGTCAGGACTTGGACAGGCTGTTCAGAAGGTTGTTCAAACTATGGCACCTTCTCTGGAAACGGTAATAAATGAAGATTATATGTATGCTCTGTTAAAAGTATTAGATAGAGGTATAGAATTTCTTACTCCGCAGGAAACAGAACTTTTAGAAGAACTTGCATTTATTGATTCAGAGGGAAATATACTTCCTGCAGGTGAACATCTACTTGAGGTTTATAGGCTGTGGAGCGAAAGATCTTATAGACCTGTAAAGACTTTCAATCTGGAAACGATTGATGAAGAATTACTGATAGGAATAGAAAAGGTATGGGAAAAGAATAAAACAAATCCAGATGTAATTCCAACAGCAGAAGAGATTGTCCATTACCTTATGGAGAAGCCTCTTAAAGAGTATAAACATCTGATAGGGTTCTACGGCAGGATGATTAATCAGGCTATGGGATATCAGAAAAAGGAAGAACTGAAAAAGAAATGGGCAGAGTTGTTTACAATTGAAGATCTGTTTAAACATTTCTGGGAAAAAGGTAACCAGTGGTATGAAAAACTTTATGATACGGTTAAGGAATCTTTATATTCCCTTGAAGCGTTCAATCTAATAATCTCAGAAGTAGATGAAAAGTCAGGAAAAACTGTTTATAAACTTACACCATATGGGAAAAAGGTTCTTAAAGATATTAAAGAAAAAGGTATAAGAGAGATAAAGGCTACAGGAGTAAAAGCAGTTACAATCACAAAGACAGAATTTGGTGCTCCCAATTATAACTGGTATAAAGATGCTGTAGATGAGCATCTTATCGGAGGAGGGTATCCTACAAAATCGGGTCTTTTATATGAAGAGCTTGCCTACTCTGTGAAAAGGCTGCCTCATCTTACCAGATTTGAACTTATGGTTTTACATAAAATTCCAGAATACGGTATGTTTTTAGATGAGTTGTTTGGTGAATTTGATGAAACACTTAAGGAAGAAATCCAGTACGCTGTAAACAAACTTGAGGCAAGGTATATATTAGATGTTCTTCCAAACAATGCCCTTAGACTTACTGAAGCTGGAAAGTTGATAAAAAAAGCTCTTTCCGGAGTTCCTGAAGGTATAGCAAATCCTGTTAACCCAGTAATTGTGAGGATATTACAGGCTATAAAGCAAGTAGGAAATCTTTATGTTAAAGAAAAAAGGATAAGGATCCTTCCAAAAAACTGGGAAGAAGCAATAAAGCTATCAGGGCTGGATAAAGAAATATTCGAAAAAGAAATTGCGGTTGCACGGCTTGCAGGTTTTATAGGTAAAACATCGATACATGAATCAGGTATAGAGATTTTGAAAGCAGTAGAACTTTTGAATAAATAA
- the purL gene encoding phosphoribosylformylglycinamidine synthase subunit PurL codes for MDEKILSAHGLTVEEYNRIVKLIGREPNEIELGIFGALWSEHCSYKSSKPFLKVFPTDAPWVIQGPGENAGVVEIDDRYAVAFKIESHNHPSYIEPFHGAATGVGGIIRDILSMGARPVCAFDSLRFGDPRNDGKRENIKDTRPIAQGVIKGIGFYGNCIGVPTIGGEVVFDEVYAGNPLVNAFCLGILEKDKIFRARATKIGQKMVMVGSSTGRDGIHGATMASAEFSEESESKRPNVQIGDPFFGKRLVECTLEVMQKGLIEGCQDFGAAGLAGSTSEFGSKSGMGVRVYLENVPLREEGMTPYEILLSESQERMLYAVDEDKVDEVIKIAKWYGLEAAVIGETTDTKRMEVFYKSKKVADLPISAIVDDAPVYNRPRKEPEYLKKTREFNQNTLPKVDIKKAIRKVISSPTIAKKEWVYRQYDHEVGINTVVKPGSDAAVLRIKWTVKPEIDSEKAVAISSDGNGRWVYLDPYEGGKRVVAEAVRNIYVSGAKPLAITDCLNWGNPENPEIMWQFEQATKGMADACRELNTPVISGNVSLYNETVLPDKRINIYPTPTVVAVGVLDRPEDAIPSYYQEEGDLIVIIGDTDKEPTINGSEYLKEVHGITAGKIPPINFGTEKKLQQFIRENRDKIKSAHDVSDGGLITAVLEPAFTEEKTFGLDIQIDTEYRPDFELFDEMRSIVVISASQKNIPYLEAKAKEMALGFKVIGVVKGSAEFSLKIGEIQIKDNIEELRSFWENRLNKLLG; via the coding sequence ATGGACGAAAAAATTCTTTCAGCCCATGGATTAACTGTTGAAGAGTACAATAGGATCGTAAAGCTAATAGGAAGAGAGCCTAACGAGATAGAACTCGGAATCTTTGGAGCTTTATGGAGTGAACACTGTTCCTATAAATCATCTAAACCATTTCTAAAAGTTTTTCCTACTGATGCACCATGGGTTATTCAGGGTCCCGGAGAAAATGCAGGAGTAGTAGAAATAGATGACAGATACGCTGTAGCCTTTAAGATAGAATCCCACAACCATCCATCATATATAGAGCCATTCCACGGTGCAGCAACAGGTGTAGGGGGAATAATCAGAGACATTTTATCTATGGGAGCAAGACCTGTCTGTGCTTTTGACAGTTTAAGATTTGGAGATCCACGGAACGACGGCAAAAGAGAAAACATAAAGGACACAAGACCCATTGCACAGGGCGTTATCAAAGGAATAGGTTTTTATGGGAATTGTATAGGTGTCCCGACTATTGGAGGAGAAGTGGTTTTTGATGAAGTGTATGCAGGAAATCCACTTGTTAATGCTTTCTGTCTGGGAATTTTAGAAAAAGATAAGATCTTTAGAGCAAGAGCTACCAAAATAGGTCAGAAGATGGTAATGGTAGGTTCTTCAACTGGAAGAGATGGTATACATGGAGCCACTATGGCTTCTGCAGAATTTTCAGAAGAATCAGAATCTAAAAGACCAAATGTTCAGATAGGAGATCCATTTTTTGGAAAAAGACTTGTTGAATGCACACTTGAGGTCATGCAGAAGGGTCTTATAGAAGGCTGTCAGGACTTTGGAGCTGCAGGTCTGGCAGGTTCAACATCTGAGTTCGGTTCAAAATCCGGGATGGGAGTAAGGGTATATCTGGAAAATGTTCCTTTGAGGGAAGAAGGAATGACCCCCTATGAGATTCTTCTTTCAGAGTCTCAGGAGAGGATGTTATATGCTGTAGATGAAGATAAAGTTGATGAAGTTATAAAGATAGCAAAATGGTATGGCCTTGAGGCTGCTGTAATAGGAGAAACAACAGACACAAAAAGGATGGAAGTATTCTATAAAAGTAAAAAAGTTGCTGATTTACCTATATCAGCTATTGTTGATGATGCCCCTGTTTACAACAGACCCAGAAAAGAACCTGAATATCTAAAGAAAACAAGGGAGTTTAATCAGAACACCCTTCCTAAAGTTGATATAAAAAAAGCCATAAGAAAAGTTATATCTTCTCCTACTATAGCCAAAAAAGAATGGGTCTACAGACAGTACGACCACGAGGTTGGTATAAACACCGTGGTAAAACCAGGAAGTGATGCTGCTGTTTTAAGGATAAAATGGACTGTAAAACCGGAAATAGATTCTGAAAAAGCTGTGGCTATATCATCAGACGGGAATGGGAGATGGGTTTATCTTGATCCATATGAAGGAGGAAAAAGGGTTGTAGCTGAAGCTGTAAGAAATATTTACGTTTCAGGGGCGAAACCCCTTGCAATAACAGACTGCCTTAATTGGGGAAATCCAGAAAATCCTGAGATCATGTGGCAGTTTGAACAGGCAACAAAGGGAATGGCTGATGCCTGTAGAGAACTTAATACCCCTGTAATAAGCGGTAATGTTTCTCTGTACAACGAGACTGTTCTGCCAGACAAAAGAATAAATATATACCCAACCCCTACAGTTGTTGCTGTAGGAGTTTTAGACAGACCTGAAGATGCAATACCTTCCTATTATCAGGAGGAAGGAGATCTAATCGTTATTATAGGAGATACAGATAAAGAGCCTACTATCAACGGAAGTGAATATCTAAAAGAAGTTCACGGCATAACTGCCGGAAAGATACCTCCAATTAATTTTGGTACAGAAAAAAAACTGCAACAGTTTATAAGAGAAAATAGAGACAAAATAAAATCAGCCCATGATGTCTCAGATGGAGGACTTATAACTGCAGTATTAGAACCGGCATTTACAGAAGAAAAAACTTTTGGTCTGGATATACAGATAGATACAGAATACAGACCTGATTTTGAGCTTTTTGATGAAATGAGAAGCATAGTTGTGATATCTGCTTCTCAAAAAAATATTCCTTATCTTGAAGCCAAAGCAAAAGAGATGGCACTGGGATTCAAAGTAATAGGTGTAGTGAAGGGTTCCGCTGAATTCAGCTTAAAAATAGGAGAAATCCAGATAAAGGATAATATTGAAGAGCTTCGTAGTTTCTGGGAGAACAGGTTAAATAAACTGCTTGGTTAA
- a CDS encoding cytochrome C oxidase subunit II: MTTSAEVLFALKIVYTIYAFAIISLVGWFAYSVTKKPQTYKTWITPKVFYSYLGILVLIGVGIHILTYNKIPWVAWELKKHKIPADREIVIKVKNHQFIFPEPTPITIKCGEVIRFNVLSEDLTYGFGLFRPDNSMVFQMQVVPNHDNILLWQFHEEGKFYVLSTEYSGPKGARMKVSDAFRVINCNNKIAMEGKR; the protein is encoded by the coding sequence ATGACTACTTCTGCTGAAGTTTTATTTGCTCTTAAGATTGTTTACACAATTTATGCTTTTGCCATTATTTCTCTGGTAGGATGGTTTGCTTATAGTGTTACAAAAAAACCACAGACTTACAAAACATGGATAACACCAAAGGTTTTTTACAGTTACCTCGGTATTCTTGTTTTGATAGGAGTCGGTATACATATACTCACTTACAACAAAATACCGTGGGTTGCATGGGAACTTAAAAAACACAAAATTCCTGCTGACAGAGAAATAGTAATAAAAGTAAAAAATCACCAGTTTATTTTTCCTGAACCTACTCCTATTACTATAAAATGCGGTGAAGTAATAAGGTTCAACGTTCTCAGTGAAGATCTCACTTATGGTTTTGGTCTTTTCAGACCTGATAATTCTATGGTTTTTCAAATGCAGGTGGTTCCAAACCATGACAATATCCTTCTGTGGCAGTTTCACGAAGAAGGAAAGTTTTATGTCCTGAGCACGGAATATTCTGGTCCAAAAGGAGCAAGAATGAAGGTTTCAGATGCATTTAGAGTAATAAACTGCAACAATAAAATCGCAATGGAGGGAAAAAGATGA
- a CDS encoding cbb3-type cytochrome c oxidase subunit I, protein MKIKDIFINGNQGGLDHTSLSPLQKITLRFVVIGLLFYGVAAIEGMLMRGQEIKPLPFIDDSHFFAIMTAHPIVGIFGSTYLIVFGAFLFLVPYLMKKPIFSIKLANFTWIIMTIGTVLVWLSGFIFHYAPLYTVYWPLPVDFNQFSVAGATMFAVGLAFIMIGTLAFIVNIYGTVFYTPKGQKKQPIKPLLMSAFGIDGLLNILNKIRGKEPYVKEPPLSLPIVAIFRGTVDTFLDALVILGAGLLILFYIGNHVFQWGLHYHSVDALLYKNIFWWGLDLIADGLVLIYVAGTWYLLAMLITGRNLFMQNIARAALLLELIVSWAVWSHHLLSDQPQPEIMKLASGEMITAFELITQGLAFFITLTTLWLARPLKMTNELKFLLGGLLGFALAVPAGIIQADIGMNRLLHNTQWVAGAHFHVAILVGLTMTLYSAIYIMLPILTNNSVKLFSQKLANWHFWLHLIGGIGMGAFMGMAGIDGMLRRHVYIEGEFLGYMILAGICGAMLLLAWIIFMFNIIATIGIKGIIGIFLPSKLEKEIIVPETVTTAKG, encoded by the coding sequence ATGAAAATAAAAGATATTTTTATAAACGGTAACCAAGGAGGTTTAGATCATACATCACTCAGTCCTTTACAAAAAATAACACTTAGATTTGTTGTTATAGGTCTTTTATTTTATGGAGTTGCAGCTATCGAAGGAATGCTTATGAGAGGTCAGGAAATAAAACCTTTACCTTTTATAGATGACAGCCACTTTTTTGCTATCATGACAGCACACCCTATTGTAGGAATATTCGGTTCAACATATCTCATTGTTTTTGGAGCATTTCTGTTTCTTGTACCCTATCTTATGAAAAAACCTATATTCAGTATAAAACTCGCAAATTTTACATGGATTATTATGACAATAGGAACTGTTCTAGTCTGGCTTTCCGGATTTATATTCCATTACGCACCTCTTTATACTGTTTATTGGCCTTTACCAGTAGATTTCAACCAATTTAGCGTGGCTGGAGCTACGATGTTTGCTGTCGGTCTGGCTTTCATAATGATTGGAACGCTGGCATTTATAGTTAATATTTATGGAACAGTCTTTTATACACCTAAAGGGCAAAAAAAACAGCCCATAAAACCTCTTCTTATGAGTGCTTTCGGCATAGATGGATTATTAAACATATTAAATAAAATTAGAGGAAAAGAACCCTATGTAAAAGAGCCTCCTCTTTCTCTTCCTATAGTTGCAATATTTAGAGGTACAGTTGATACATTTCTTGATGCTCTGGTTATACTCGGTGCGGGATTATTAATCTTGTTCTACATAGGAAACCATGTATTTCAATGGGGGCTTCATTACCATTCAGTAGATGCTCTTTTATACAAAAATATATTCTGGTGGGGGTTAGACCTTATAGCAGATGGTCTGGTTCTTATATACGTTGCAGGGACATGGTATCTTCTGGCTATGCTCATAACAGGAAGAAATCTTTTTATGCAGAATATAGCAAGGGCTGCTCTTTTACTAGAGCTAATAGTTTCATGGGCTGTGTGGAGTCATCATCTTTTATCTGATCAACCCCAGCCTGAAATAATGAAACTTGCATCTGGGGAAATGATTACAGCATTTGAGCTTATAACTCAAGGTCTTGCATTTTTTATAACATTAACCACTTTATGGTTGGCAAGGCCTCTAAAAATGACCAATGAACTCAAATTTTTGCTTGGAGGACTCCTTGGATTTGCTCTGGCAGTTCCTGCAGGTATTATACAAGCAGACATAGGTATGAATAGATTACTGCATAACACCCAGTGGGTTGCAGGTGCTCATTTCCATGTTGCTATACTTGTAGGACTTACTATGACACTGTACAGTGCTATCTATATAATGCTTCCCATATTGACAAACAATTCTGTTAAACTTTTCAGCCAGAAACTTGCAAACTGGCATTTTTGGCTCCATTTGATCGGAGGTATAGGGATGGGTGCATTTATGGGTATGGCTGGAATAGATGGTATGCTTAGAAGGCATGTTTATATAGAAGGGGAATTCTTAGGTTACATGATACTTGCCGGTATATGCGGAGCTATGCTGCTTCTTGCATGGATTATATTTATGTTCAATATAATTGCAACAATCGGAATAAAAGGAATAATAGGTATATTTCTCCCTTCAAAATTAGAAAAGGAAATCATTGTTCCAGAAACAGTTACAACTGCAAAAGGTTGA